The nucleotide window CAGTGGTTGCAAGAGCCTGGATAAAACGCCTGGATACAATTCTTTTAAAGGAGAGTTGTCTTTTCTTCCTCAGGTAATATGTTGGTCTTTTGTCTATCTGTTAGGTGTTCGGGCCGATTATAAATGGCTGCATTTTTTTTGAATCATTACTAATGCTTGTTTATGTGGTTGATGGTGGCAAGACAGATATCATGAGAAGCTTTGGAGCTAAATTTAAAGATAGTGAAATTCTAGCCCAAAAGAACGTTTAGGTTCTCCGTGTAAACATTTAGAAGTTGGAATATCTTACTTATTACATAATGTCTTGCTAACATTCGGAATATGTTTTGGATCCAACTTATTATTGAAGTTATAATATTATGATTTCTACATTTACAATTTTATcgaatttttattttatattttatattgtaGATAATGCGTTTTGTGGAATAATTACGTTCACTAAAATAGTACATATGTTTAATTAGAAATAGTTCTACCAACACAAATTTTGCCACAAAAGGTTCTTTTTACTGTGACATAGAGAGTGCCACTAAACTAGTATGGATGTGTAACAAGGATTACTTTTTATAAAGTGTTTTTTTATATCGTGGCAAAAACAAAAGTGCCACTAAAGGCTCAAAAACATTGTGCGGCAGATTGAAAAAGTGACACTAAAAGGCTTTAGCGTCAGCGCTTCTAGTGGCACTTTTTTTTGTGTGCCACCCATTCCAACAAAGATCTTTAGCGGCACTTATTTGTTATTTTGTGGCACTTTTTGTGTGTCACTATATGGCATTTTTTTGTAgtgaagactcgacgccgaagacttcgtcaacatccaagggggagtctgttggtgcattgaatgtctgttaactacgtcttaatcgagtcttaggtctagataggatATATTAGAGCACAGAAATCAAAAAGTGGGTTAattcatgtaattccgcttgaaatgacaaacatgtcatttcaagcgaaatcaggaatTCTTGATATTCCGCTCGAGTTGAacttagtgatttcgcttgaaccagTTGAAGCGAAAGCAGATCTCGCTTGGAACTGTAATgttagttcaagcgaaatcagcattagtataaataggtttaGGCTGACTTCAATTGTAacagtt belongs to Helianthus annuus cultivar XRQ/B chromosome 5, HanXRQr2.0-SUNRISE, whole genome shotgun sequence and includes:
- the LOC110941110 gene encoding eukaryotic translation initiation factor 2 subunit beta isoform X4 → MLSFYELGTSGSLDRQQRLVVKGRFAPKTLKGFSCDIGCKSLDKTPGYNSFKGELSFLPQTDIMRSFGAKFKDSEILAQKNV